DNA from Chitinophaga pendula:
CGGTAGACTGGTACCCTTGGGGACCAGAAGCCCTCCAACGGGCTATAGCAGAAGATAAACCTATCCTCGTCAGCATCGGCTACGCCGCATGCCACTGGTGTCATGTCATGGAACGCGAAAGCTTCGAAGACCCCGACACCGCCAGCATCATGAACGAACACTTCATTAACATCAAAATAGACCGGGAAGAAAGACCCGACCTGGACCACATATACATGGACGCCCTCCAAACCATGACCGGCGCAGGAGGATGGCCACTCAACGTATTCCTTACCCCCGACAAAAAACCATTCTACGGAGGTACCTACTTCCCTCCCAAAAAGGTCTATAACAGACCCGCCTGGAAAGAAGTACTCCTCGCCATCGCCGGTGCCTTCAAAGAAAAAAGGGAAGAAATAGAAAGCCAGGCCAATAACCTGACCGAACACCTCCACCAAAGCGGCCAATTCGGCATGCAAACAGAAAGCATACTACACCTCCCTGTCGAAGAACTCTTTACCCGCCACCAATGCGATACCGTTTTTAACAACATCCTCAGCCAGGCCGATACGACCTGGGGTGGCTTCGGTAAAGCACCCAAATTCCCGGGTACCTTCCACATACAATACCTGCTCAGATATCATCATAGCTATAAAGCCCCCCAGGCACTCGAACAAGCCCTCCGCTCCCTCGATAAAATGGTGCAGGGCGGCATCTACGATCAACTGGGCGGCGGCTTCGCCAGATATAGCACCGACGAACGATGGCTCGCACCGCATTTCGAAAAAATGCTCTACGACAATGCCCTCCTCGTCGATACCCTCTGCGAAGCATACCTGGTCACCAAAAAAGAGACCTATGCCACCGCCATCCGCGAAACACTGGCATTCGTCGACCGCGAAATGACCGACTCCTCCGGAGCCTTCTATGCCGCCCTCGATGCCGACTCCGAAGGCATCGAAGGCAAATTTTATGTCTGGAGCAAAACCGAAATAACACAAATACTGGGCAGCAACGCCCCCCTGTTCTGCGAATACTATGACGTATCCGAAGCCGGGAACTGGGAAGAACAAAATATCCTCTGGATACAGGAACCACTGTCAGACTTCGCTGCCCGTAAAGGCCAGGACGAACCCTCCCTCCGCTCCCTCCTGGAGCAATGCCGTCAGCAACTGCTGGAAGTCCGCGACAAACGCATCCGCCCCGCTCTCGACGATAAGATCCTGCTGGGCTGGAACGCCCTCATGATACATGCTTACTGTAAAGCCAGCGCCACCCTCCAAGACGACACCTACCTGCACACTGCCCTCAAAGCAGCCGATACCTGCTGGGAAAAATTACGTCAGGACAGTGGCCCGGCATTCTTCCATACCTGGAAAGATGGAGTGGCCAAATATCCCGCCTTCCTCGATGACTATGCCTGCCTCATCCGGGCCTGCATCTCCCTGCAGGAAGTATCCGGCGACCTCCAATGGCTGGAAAAGGCAAAAGAACTCACCACCTTCGTCCTCTCCCACTTCAGCGATGAGGCCGAAAATTTCTTTTACTATACCATCCAAGGCCAGGAAGATGTCATCGTCCGAAAAAAAGAAATCTACGATGGGGCCGTCCCTAGCGGAAATGCCATCATGGCTCTTAACCTTTGGTATCTTTCTGTTGTTTTTGATAATAAAAAGTGGCAACGCCGCGCTATAGAAATGGTGGGCCGCCTTTCCCAAACTGTCACCCGCTATCCTACCTCCTTCGGAGTATGGGCTAGCCTGATCCTCCAGCTGGTGCAGGGTACCAAAGAAGTAGCTATCGTAGGCCCCGAATTTAAAGCACGCCTCAAAAGCGTCAACGGGCACTACATACCCTTCAAAGTACTGCTGGGAGCAGCAGCCGATCAGCCGGGTATACCCTTGCTGGAAAACAGGGCGCAACCAACCGGAACATGGCTATACTGGTGCGAAAATTATCATTGTATGAAGCCTGTTCAATATATAGAAGAAATTGATAATCTAATATAATAATTTGTGTAAATTGCGCCATATATCAGCCACCGCGCAGGAAGTTTTATCAGAAAAAGGGTAGATATAATAAAATGTTAAAAAATACGTTTATTTTAATTGCCGAAGTAAGTATGTAGAATTGAAAAAGTTGGGTAAAAACTAACTACGGATTAAAATTAATTATTACATTTGCTATCTTTCGAGTAAAACTGGCCAGGCCGTAAGTATGAAGAAAACTGTCACCTGCAAGCTGTTGGATATCTGCCTGGCTGTTTATGGAAAAACATGTTCTAATGAAAGCTACCCTTATGAAGCTTAATTACTCAAGTGGTCTTCTGTTAGCAGTAGTGCTGGTTAGCCTGCTAGCCAGCTGTGGTGGTAGTAAAACCTCCAAAAATGCTCAAGGGCAACTCATCGGTGTGAGCCCCAGACCAAAGTATTATCCGCCTGTACCTTATGGAATGGTGTACGTACCCTCCGGTACGTTTCACATGGGTCCCAGTGATGAGGACGTGAACTATTCCTATACCGCCAGGAACAAGTCGATCTCCATCTCCGGCTTCTACATGGATGCAACGGAGATCACCAACAATGAGTATCGCCAGTTCGTAAACTGGGTGCGCGACTCCATCGCTCACGTACTCATGGGACATGTTAAAAACGATGGTGGCCAGGATTACATCGACTGGAAACAGAAGATCAACTGGAAAGACAAATCCACCTACGAAAAACTGGACGCGATGATCTACACACCGGAAGAACGCCTCTATGGTAAAAAGGAACTAGACGTGTACAAACTCGTCTACCACGAGGAGAGCTTCAACTGGGATCAGGCCAAGCTGCGTGAGAATAAAGGCAAACCGCGCTCCTCTTTCATCGTCAAAAAGGATGTACAGATATATCCCGATACCCTCTGCTGGATCAGGGACTTCTCTTACGCATACAACGAACCGATGACGCGTATGTACTTCTCTCACCCGGCTTTTGACAACTACCCCGTAGTTGGCGTAACCTGGCACCAGGCTAACGCCTTCTGCGAATGGCGTAGTAAATTCTGGGAAGACTATCGCGCCTCCAAAAACCTCTACACCGAAGACAAATTCCAGCTGCCTTCCGAAGCACAGTGGGAATACGCCGCCCGCGGTGGTAGAGAACAAACACCTTACCCCTGGGGTGGTTACTACCTCCGGAACAAGAAGGGTTGTCTCCTGGCCAACTTCAAACCTGGCCGCGGTAACTACCCCGAAGATGGTGGATTCTATACCGTTCGCGCCGACGCTTACTGGCCTAACGACTACGGTCTGTACAATATGGCTGGTAACGTAGCAGAATGGTCACAGGATATCTTCTACGAAAACTCTTATTCTTTTACTTCTGATATGAACCCTTATCTCAGAATGGATGTACCCGATAACGCGCCTCCCAAAATGAAGCGTAAATCAGTTAGAGGTGGCTCCTGGAAAGATATCGGTTACTTCCTCCAGACAGGTACTCGCTCTTACGAATACCAGGATAGTGCTAAATCTTATATCGGCTTCAGATGTACCATCGCATTCCTCAGCCGCTCTAAAAACGATTTCAATAAAAGAAAGTAAAACCAGCCATAGCGTATGAAGCACCAATTCTTATGCACCGCAGGCAAAGAGCCTCTAATGAGCAACAACTATTCCATATTCAATCTAACCTTTAACACTATTTCTAAATTTAACCAGTTTAAATTTTAACCTATGGCTATGAATCCTAACAAAGCTAAATGGCTTAATTTTTTCGTGTGTATCGCCGCTTCTGTGGTAATCATCGGTGCCCTCTTTAAACTGCAACACTGGCGGGGTGCTGACGTAGCATTGATCCTCGGTCTGAGCGTGGAAGCATTGATCTTCTTTGTATATGCTTTCGTGCCGGATACTTCTGCTACCGCTCCTGTAGCCGTTGCCGTAGCTGGTGGATCTCCTGCCGTAGCCGGACTGGACAAAATGCTCCAGGAAGCAGA
Protein-coding regions in this window:
- a CDS encoding thioredoxin domain-containing protein yields the protein MEKPMHTNKLATESSPYLLQHAHNPVDWYPWGPEALQRAIAEDKPILVSIGYAACHWCHVMERESFEDPDTASIMNEHFINIKIDREERPDLDHIYMDALQTMTGAGGWPLNVFLTPDKKPFYGGTYFPPKKVYNRPAWKEVLLAIAGAFKEKREEIESQANNLTEHLHQSGQFGMQTESILHLPVEELFTRHQCDTVFNNILSQADTTWGGFGKAPKFPGTFHIQYLLRYHHSYKAPQALEQALRSLDKMVQGGIYDQLGGGFARYSTDERWLAPHFEKMLYDNALLVDTLCEAYLVTKKETYATAIRETLAFVDREMTDSSGAFYAALDADSEGIEGKFYVWSKTEITQILGSNAPLFCEYYDVSEAGNWEEQNILWIQEPLSDFAARKGQDEPSLRSLLEQCRQQLLEVRDKRIRPALDDKILLGWNALMIHAYCKASATLQDDTYLHTALKAADTCWEKLRQDSGPAFFHTWKDGVAKYPAFLDDYACLIRACISLQEVSGDLQWLEKAKELTTFVLSHFSDEAENFFYYTIQGQEDVIVRKKEIYDGAVPSGNAIMALNLWYLSVVFDNKKWQRRAIEMVGRLSQTVTRYPTSFGVWASLILQLVQGTKEVAIVGPEFKARLKSVNGHYIPFKVLLGAAADQPGIPLLENRAQPTGTWLYWCENYHCMKPVQYIEEIDNLI
- the porK gene encoding type IX secretion system lipoprotein PorK/GldK translates to MKATLMKLNYSSGLLLAVVLVSLLASCGGSKTSKNAQGQLIGVSPRPKYYPPVPYGMVYVPSGTFHMGPSDEDVNYSYTARNKSISISGFYMDATEITNNEYRQFVNWVRDSIAHVLMGHVKNDGGQDYIDWKQKINWKDKSTYEKLDAMIYTPEERLYGKKELDVYKLVYHEESFNWDQAKLRENKGKPRSSFIVKKDVQIYPDTLCWIRDFSYAYNEPMTRMYFSHPAFDNYPVVGVTWHQANAFCEWRSKFWEDYRASKNLYTEDKFQLPSEAQWEYAARGGREQTPYPWGGYYLRNKKGCLLANFKPGRGNYPEDGGFYTVRADAYWPNDYGLYNMAGNVAEWSQDIFYENSYSFTSDMNPYLRMDVPDNAPPKMKRKSVRGGSWKDIGYFLQTGTRSYEYQDSAKSYIGFRCTIAFLSRSKNDFNKRK